In Oscillospiraceae bacterium, a single genomic region encodes these proteins:
- a CDS encoding helix-turn-helix transcriptional regulator gives MKSQQYKNYKYLGLNIAYYRKERGLSQEQLAELVNISRTHMSRIETAECAVSLDVVFELCQTLNVKPCQMFDFRDN, from the coding sequence ATGAAAAGTCAGCAGTATAAAAATTATAAATATCTCGGACTTAATATTGCATATTATCGCAAGGAAAGAGGACTGTCCCAGGAACAGCTCGCTGAACTTGTAAATATCAGCCGTACACATATGAGCAGAATAGAAACTGCCGAGTGTGCGGTATCTTTAGACGTGGTTTTTGAACTTTGCCAGACTTTAAACGTAAAGCCTTGTCAGATGTTTGATTTCAGAGATAATTGA